One window from the genome of Manis pentadactyla isolate mManPen7 chromosome 15, mManPen7.hap1, whole genome shotgun sequence encodes:
- the LOC118917165 gene encoding selenoprotein V-like gives MNVSNTRDPAGRVELGVRYPLVVAFRFRTRAGEASTAPGRRTGQDPSRVTPGLTTPPGPNPRVQAGADPSPLSGLACGPCPGCDPGQDPDSQPGPHCHPNLELGSDPSHSISPGPGSGSSRSASFGPGAVRASEFFLSPAPPLGLRGEPAPEPILSPDENPAPTPLRETHVPSVVRGFELTQEPFPELTPPPSDLLGRTLVSTPLADPLAPTLMDSTIGPTWTPIGGTVQLPVTLPISTNTLASISKSFQANSRILIRVIW, from the exons ATGAATGTTAGCAATA CACGAGACCCTGCGGGGCgggtggaactcggtgtaaggtATCCCCTTGTGGTCGCCTTCCGTTTTAGAACTCGGGCTGGTGAGGCTTCTACCGCCCCAGGAAGGAGGACGGGGCAGGATCCCAGCCGGGTCACCCCCGGCCTCACCACACCCCCTGGCCCCAACCCCCGTGTACAGGCAGGCGCGGACCCCAGCCCCCTCTCCGGCCTGGCCTGCGGCCCCTGCCCAGGCTGCGACCCCGGTCAGGACCCCGACTCCCAGCCAGGGCCCCACTGCCATCCAAACCTCGAACTTGGTTCGGACCCCAGCCACAGCATCAGCCCCGGTCCCGGTTCTGGTTCCAGCCGCAGCGCCAGCTTCGGTCCGGGTGCGGTCCGTGCCTCGGAATTCTTCCTGAGCCCGGCCCCACCTTTGGGTCTGCGCGGAGAACCTGCCCCGGAGCCCATTTTGTCTCCTGATGAGAATCCTGCACCCACGCCGTTGAGGGAGACGCATGTCCCATCGGTCGTCCGTGGATTCGAGCTCACCCAAGAGCCCTTTCCTGAGCTCACCCCACCGCCCAGTGATTTGCTGGGGCGCACCCTCGTGTCCACCCCGCTGGCGGACCCACTGGCTCCCACGTTGATGGATTCCACTATTGGACCTACCTGGACGCCCATCGGGGGAACGGTCCAGTTGCCCGTCACCCTTCCCATTTCTACCAACACATTGGCCTCCATCAGCAAGAGCTTCCAAGCGAACAGCAGGATCCTGATTCGAGTGATCTGGTGA